A single genomic interval of Piliocolobus tephrosceles isolate RC106 chromosome 7, ASM277652v3, whole genome shotgun sequence harbors:
- the TGS1 gene encoding trimethylguanosine synthase isoform X3, with translation MCCEKWSRVAEMFLFIEEREDSKILCLCSRAFVEDRKLYNLGLKGYYIRDSDDNSGDQATEEEEGGYSCGTAESRDSKGICLDESELDSEAELMRSMGLPLQFGRISAHKNFEVSMNTRNKVKIKKKKKKHQKKYLDEIMQESWRKEYEEEHILASDDPSSIEQYENTRICELQSKKDTETENLPVENTLSPKLEITEKWEKYWNEYGGGLLWQSWQEKHPDQALSSEPWNFPDTKEEWEQHYSQLYWYYLEQFQYWEAQGWTFDALQSCDTDTYTSKTEADNKKDEKCLKVDLVSFPSSPIIVDNDSSGTSDKDCSEILDGISNIKLNSEDVKQSQLDSSTSHDCHQQLSEVSSRRECPASGQSEPHNGGTNEESNSPGNTSTDPPAQDSQKSSGTNTSKDRPHASGTDGDESEEDPPEHKPSKLKRSHELDIDENPASDFDDSGSLLGFKYGSGQKYGGIPNFSHRQVRYLEKNMKHKSKYLDMRRQVKMKNKHIFFTKESEKPFFKKSKTLSKVEKFLTWVNKPMDGEASQESSSHDNVHDTSTSSDSEEQDMSVKKGDDLLETSNPEPEHCQSASSAGELETENCEGDSLVATVPDEQDCVIQEVPDSFQAETEAEVKKKKNKKNRKVNGLPPEIAAVPELAKYWAQRYRLFSRFDDGIKLDREGWFSVTPEKIAEHIAGRVSQSLKCDVVVDAFCGVGGNTIQFALTGMRDFPRRSLIILFIFFQEMLILTRWHP, from the exons GGATCGAAAATTATACAATTTGGGATTAAAAGGCTATTACATCAGAGACAGTGACGACAATTCAG GAGACCAGGCGACAGAAGAGGAGGAAGGTGGTTATTCTTGTGGTACTGCGGAATCACGTGACAGCAAAGGCATATGCCTAGATGAAAGTGAGCTTGATTCTGAGGCTGAACTCATGAGAAGTATGGGATTGCCACTTCAATTTGGTAGGATATCTGCACATAAGAATTTTGAG GTATCTATGAATActagaaataaagttaaaataaaaaagaaaaagaaaaaacatcaaaagaaataCTTAGATGAAATTATGCAAGAATCTTGGAGAAAAGAATATGAAGAAGAACACATTTTGGCTTCAGATGATCCATCTTCAATTGAACAGTATGAGAACACCAGAATATGTGAACTTCAAAGCAAAAAAGATACTGAGACAGAAAATCTTCCTGTGGAAAATACATTATCTCCAAAGCTAGAAATTACAGAGAAATGGGAAAAGTATTGGAATGAATATGGAGGAGGACTATTGTGGCAAAGTTGGCAAGAAAAACATCCGGATCAAGCACTGTCCTCTGAACCTTGGAACTTTCCTGATACAAAGGAAGAATGGGAGCAACATTATAGTCAACTTTATTGGTATtatttggaacagtttcagtatTGGGAAGCTCAGGGTTGGACTTTTGATGCTTTGCAAAGCTGTGATACAGATACTTACACATCTAAAACAGAAGCTGACaacaagaaagatgaaaaatgctTGAAAGTTGACTTAGTATCTTTTCCATCTTCACCTATTATAGTTGATAATGACAGCTCTGGTACAAGTGATAAGGATTGTAGTGAAATACTTGATGGAATTAGTAACATAAAACTGAATTCAGAGGATGTAAAACAGAGCCAATTAGATTCCTCTACAAGTCATGATTGTCATCAACAGCTAAGTGAAGTTAGTAGCAGAAGAGAGTGCCCTGCTTCCGGCCAAAGTGAACCACATAATGGAGGAACCAATGAGGAAAGCAACTCACCAGGGAATACAAGCACAGACCCACCAGCTCAGG ATTCACAGAAGTCTTCAGGAACAAACACAAGCAAAGACAGACCACATGCCAGTGGTACTGATGGAGATGAAAGTGAGGAAGATCCACCTGAGCATAAGCCAAGCAAACTGAAGAGGAG cCATGAACTGGACATTGATGAAAACCCAGCTTCAGACTTTGATGACAGTGGTTCCCTTCTAGGATTCAAGTATGGCTCAGGACAAAA ATATGGCGGAATTCCAAATTTCAGTCATCGGCAGGTCAGATATTTAGAGAAGAATATGAAGCATAAGTCTAAGTACCTGGACATGCGCAGACAagtaaagatgaaaaacaaacacatcTTCTTTACCAAAGAATCAGAAAAACCATTtttcaagaaaagcaaaactctgaGTAAG GTAGAAAAATTCCTCACATGGGTTAACAAACCAATGGATGGAGAAGCATCACAAGAATCGTCTTCTCATGACAATGTGCACGACACTTCCACAAGTAGTGATTCAGAGGAACAAGACATGTCTGTTAAAAAAGGTGACGACCTCCTGGAGACTAGTAATCCAGAACCTGAACATTGTCAGAGCGCATCTTCAGCTGGTGAACTTGAAACAGAAAACTGTGAAGGAGACAGCTTGGTAGCAACTGTTCCAGACGAGCAAGATTGTGTTATTCAAGAAGTACCAGATTCCTTCCAGGCAGAAACTGAAG ctgaagttaaaaagaagaagaacaagaagaacagAAAGGTGAATGGTCTGCCTCCTGAAATAGCTGCTGTTCCTGAGCTGGCAAAATACTGGGCCCAGAGGTACAGGCTCTTCTCCCGTTTTGATGATGGCATTAAGTTGGACAGAG AGGGCTGGTTTTCAGTTACACCCGAGAAGATTGCTGAACACATTGCTGGCCGTGTTAGTCAGTCCCTCAAATGTGATGTTGTAGTAGACGCATTCTGTGGGGTTGGAGGAAATACCATTCAGTTTGCCTTAACAGGAATGAGAG ACTTTCCAAGAAGATCACtaataatattgtttattttcttccaagaaaTGCTGATATTGACCAG
- the TGS1 gene encoding trimethylguanosine synthase isoform X1 has protein sequence MCCEKWSRVAEMFLFIEEREDSKILCLCSRAFVEDRKLYNLGLKGYYIRDSDDNSGDQATEEEEGGYSCGTAESRDSKGICLDESELDSEAELMRSMGLPLQFGRISAHKNFEVSMNTRNKVKIKKKKKKHQKKYLDEIMQESWRKEYEEEHILASDDPSSIEQYENTRICELQSKKDTETENLPVENTLSPKLEITEKWEKYWNEYGGGLLWQSWQEKHPDQALSSEPWNFPDTKEEWEQHYSQLYWYYLEQFQYWEAQGWTFDALQSCDTDTYTSKTEADNKKDEKCLKVDLVSFPSSPIIVDNDSSGTSDKDCSEILDGISNIKLNSEDVKQSQLDSSTSHDCHQQLSEVSSRRECPASGQSEPHNGGTNEESNSPGNTSTDPPAQDSQKSSGTNTSKDRPHASGTDGDESEEDPPEHKPSKLKRSHELDIDENPASDFDDSGSLLGFKYGSGQKYGGIPNFSHRQVRYLEKNMKHKSKYLDMRRQVKMKNKHIFFTKESEKPFFKKSKTLSKVEKFLTWVNKPMDGEASQESSSHDNVHDTSTSSDSEEQDMSVKKGDDLLETSNPEPEHCQSASSAGELETENCEGDSLVATVPDEQDCVIQEVPDSFQAETEAEVKKKKNKKNRKVNGLPPEIAAVPELAKYWAQRYRLFSRFDDGIKLDREGWFSVTPEKIAEHIAGRVSQSLKCDVVVDAFCGVGGNTIQFALTGMRVIAIDIDPVKIALARNNAEVYGIADKIEFICGDFLLLAACLKADVVFLSPPWGGPDYATAETFDIRTMMSPDGFEIFRLSKKITNNIVYFLPRNADIDQVASLAGPGGQVEIEQNFLNNKLKTITAYFGDLIRRPASET, from the exons GGATCGAAAATTATACAATTTGGGATTAAAAGGCTATTACATCAGAGACAGTGACGACAATTCAG GAGACCAGGCGACAGAAGAGGAGGAAGGTGGTTATTCTTGTGGTACTGCGGAATCACGTGACAGCAAAGGCATATGCCTAGATGAAAGTGAGCTTGATTCTGAGGCTGAACTCATGAGAAGTATGGGATTGCCACTTCAATTTGGTAGGATATCTGCACATAAGAATTTTGAG GTATCTATGAATActagaaataaagttaaaataaaaaagaaaaagaaaaaacatcaaaagaaataCTTAGATGAAATTATGCAAGAATCTTGGAGAAAAGAATATGAAGAAGAACACATTTTGGCTTCAGATGATCCATCTTCAATTGAACAGTATGAGAACACCAGAATATGTGAACTTCAAAGCAAAAAAGATACTGAGACAGAAAATCTTCCTGTGGAAAATACATTATCTCCAAAGCTAGAAATTACAGAGAAATGGGAAAAGTATTGGAATGAATATGGAGGAGGACTATTGTGGCAAAGTTGGCAAGAAAAACATCCGGATCAAGCACTGTCCTCTGAACCTTGGAACTTTCCTGATACAAAGGAAGAATGGGAGCAACATTATAGTCAACTTTATTGGTATtatttggaacagtttcagtatTGGGAAGCTCAGGGTTGGACTTTTGATGCTTTGCAAAGCTGTGATACAGATACTTACACATCTAAAACAGAAGCTGACaacaagaaagatgaaaaatgctTGAAAGTTGACTTAGTATCTTTTCCATCTTCACCTATTATAGTTGATAATGACAGCTCTGGTACAAGTGATAAGGATTGTAGTGAAATACTTGATGGAATTAGTAACATAAAACTGAATTCAGAGGATGTAAAACAGAGCCAATTAGATTCCTCTACAAGTCATGATTGTCATCAACAGCTAAGTGAAGTTAGTAGCAGAAGAGAGTGCCCTGCTTCCGGCCAAAGTGAACCACATAATGGAGGAACCAATGAGGAAAGCAACTCACCAGGGAATACAAGCACAGACCCACCAGCTCAGG ATTCACAGAAGTCTTCAGGAACAAACACAAGCAAAGACAGACCACATGCCAGTGGTACTGATGGAGATGAAAGTGAGGAAGATCCACCTGAGCATAAGCCAAGCAAACTGAAGAGGAG cCATGAACTGGACATTGATGAAAACCCAGCTTCAGACTTTGATGACAGTGGTTCCCTTCTAGGATTCAAGTATGGCTCAGGACAAAA ATATGGCGGAATTCCAAATTTCAGTCATCGGCAGGTCAGATATTTAGAGAAGAATATGAAGCATAAGTCTAAGTACCTGGACATGCGCAGACAagtaaagatgaaaaacaaacacatcTTCTTTACCAAAGAATCAGAAAAACCATTtttcaagaaaagcaaaactctgaGTAAG GTAGAAAAATTCCTCACATGGGTTAACAAACCAATGGATGGAGAAGCATCACAAGAATCGTCTTCTCATGACAATGTGCACGACACTTCCACAAGTAGTGATTCAGAGGAACAAGACATGTCTGTTAAAAAAGGTGACGACCTCCTGGAGACTAGTAATCCAGAACCTGAACATTGTCAGAGCGCATCTTCAGCTGGTGAACTTGAAACAGAAAACTGTGAAGGAGACAGCTTGGTAGCAACTGTTCCAGACGAGCAAGATTGTGTTATTCAAGAAGTACCAGATTCCTTCCAGGCAGAAACTGAAG ctgaagttaaaaagaagaagaacaagaagaacagAAAGGTGAATGGTCTGCCTCCTGAAATAGCTGCTGTTCCTGAGCTGGCAAAATACTGGGCCCAGAGGTACAGGCTCTTCTCCCGTTTTGATGATGGCATTAAGTTGGACAGAG AGGGCTGGTTTTCAGTTACACCCGAGAAGATTGCTGAACACATTGCTGGCCGTGTTAGTCAGTCCCTCAAATGTGATGTTGTAGTAGACGCATTCTGTGGGGTTGGAGGAAATACCATTCAGTTTGCCTTAACAGGAATGAGAG tgattgccattgaTATCGATCCTGTTAAGATTGCCCTTGCTCGTAATAATGCAGAAGTTTATGGAATAGCAGATAAGATAGAGTTCATCTGTGGAGATTTCTTACTGCTGGCTGCTTGTTTAAAGGCTGATGTTGTGTTCCTCAGCCCGCCTTGGGGAGGGCCAGACTATGCCACTGCAGAGACCTTTGACATTAGGACGATGATGTCTCCTGATGG CTTTGAAATTTTCAGACTTTCCAAGAAGATCACtaataatattgtttattttcttccaagaaaTGCTGATATTGACCAG
- the TGS1 gene encoding trimethylguanosine synthase isoform X2 has translation MCCEKWSRVAEMFLFIEEREDSKILCLCSRAFVEDRKLYNLGLKGYYIRDSDDNSGDQATEEEEGGYSCGTAESRDSKGICLDESELDSEAELMRSMGLPLQFGRISAHKNFEVSMNTRNKVKIKKKKKKHQKKYLDEIMQESWRKEYEEEHILASDDPSSIEQYENTRICELQSKKDTETENLPVENTLSPKLEITEKWEKYWNEYGGGLLWQSWQEKHPDQALSSEPWNFPDTKEEWEQHYSQLYWYYLEQFQYWEAQGWTFDALQSCDTDTYTSKTEADNKKDEKCLKVDLVSFPSSPIIVDNDSSGTSDKDCSEILDGISNIKLNSEDVKQSQLDSSTSHDCHQQLSEVSSRRECPASGQSEPHNGGTNEESNSPGNTSTDPPAQDSQKSSGTNTSKDRPHASGTDGDESEEDPPEHKPSKLKRRYGGIPNFSHRQVRYLEKNMKHKSKYLDMRRQVKMKNKHIFFTKESEKPFFKKSKTLSKVEKFLTWVNKPMDGEASQESSSHDNVHDTSTSSDSEEQDMSVKKGDDLLETSNPEPEHCQSASSAGELETENCEGDSLVATVPDEQDCVIQEVPDSFQAETEAEVKKKKNKKNRKVNGLPPEIAAVPELAKYWAQRYRLFSRFDDGIKLDREGWFSVTPEKIAEHIAGRVSQSLKCDVVVDAFCGVGGNTIQFALTGMRVIAIDIDPVKIALARNNAEVYGIADKIEFICGDFLLLAACLKADVVFLSPPWGGPDYATAETFDIRTMMSPDGFEIFRLSKKITNNIVYFLPRNADIDQVASLAGPGGQVEIEQNFLNNKLKTITAYFGDLIRRPASET, from the exons GGATCGAAAATTATACAATTTGGGATTAAAAGGCTATTACATCAGAGACAGTGACGACAATTCAG GAGACCAGGCGACAGAAGAGGAGGAAGGTGGTTATTCTTGTGGTACTGCGGAATCACGTGACAGCAAAGGCATATGCCTAGATGAAAGTGAGCTTGATTCTGAGGCTGAACTCATGAGAAGTATGGGATTGCCACTTCAATTTGGTAGGATATCTGCACATAAGAATTTTGAG GTATCTATGAATActagaaataaagttaaaataaaaaagaaaaagaaaaaacatcaaaagaaataCTTAGATGAAATTATGCAAGAATCTTGGAGAAAAGAATATGAAGAAGAACACATTTTGGCTTCAGATGATCCATCTTCAATTGAACAGTATGAGAACACCAGAATATGTGAACTTCAAAGCAAAAAAGATACTGAGACAGAAAATCTTCCTGTGGAAAATACATTATCTCCAAAGCTAGAAATTACAGAGAAATGGGAAAAGTATTGGAATGAATATGGAGGAGGACTATTGTGGCAAAGTTGGCAAGAAAAACATCCGGATCAAGCACTGTCCTCTGAACCTTGGAACTTTCCTGATACAAAGGAAGAATGGGAGCAACATTATAGTCAACTTTATTGGTATtatttggaacagtttcagtatTGGGAAGCTCAGGGTTGGACTTTTGATGCTTTGCAAAGCTGTGATACAGATACTTACACATCTAAAACAGAAGCTGACaacaagaaagatgaaaaatgctTGAAAGTTGACTTAGTATCTTTTCCATCTTCACCTATTATAGTTGATAATGACAGCTCTGGTACAAGTGATAAGGATTGTAGTGAAATACTTGATGGAATTAGTAACATAAAACTGAATTCAGAGGATGTAAAACAGAGCCAATTAGATTCCTCTACAAGTCATGATTGTCATCAACAGCTAAGTGAAGTTAGTAGCAGAAGAGAGTGCCCTGCTTCCGGCCAAAGTGAACCACATAATGGAGGAACCAATGAGGAAAGCAACTCACCAGGGAATACAAGCACAGACCCACCAGCTCAGG ATTCACAGAAGTCTTCAGGAACAAACACAAGCAAAGACAGACCACATGCCAGTGGTACTGATGGAGATGAAAGTGAGGAAGATCCACCTGAGCATAAGCCAAGCAAACTGAAGAGGAG ATATGGCGGAATTCCAAATTTCAGTCATCGGCAGGTCAGATATTTAGAGAAGAATATGAAGCATAAGTCTAAGTACCTGGACATGCGCAGACAagtaaagatgaaaaacaaacacatcTTCTTTACCAAAGAATCAGAAAAACCATTtttcaagaaaagcaaaactctgaGTAAG GTAGAAAAATTCCTCACATGGGTTAACAAACCAATGGATGGAGAAGCATCACAAGAATCGTCTTCTCATGACAATGTGCACGACACTTCCACAAGTAGTGATTCAGAGGAACAAGACATGTCTGTTAAAAAAGGTGACGACCTCCTGGAGACTAGTAATCCAGAACCTGAACATTGTCAGAGCGCATCTTCAGCTGGTGAACTTGAAACAGAAAACTGTGAAGGAGACAGCTTGGTAGCAACTGTTCCAGACGAGCAAGATTGTGTTATTCAAGAAGTACCAGATTCCTTCCAGGCAGAAACTGAAG ctgaagttaaaaagaagaagaacaagaagaacagAAAGGTGAATGGTCTGCCTCCTGAAATAGCTGCTGTTCCTGAGCTGGCAAAATACTGGGCCCAGAGGTACAGGCTCTTCTCCCGTTTTGATGATGGCATTAAGTTGGACAGAG AGGGCTGGTTTTCAGTTACACCCGAGAAGATTGCTGAACACATTGCTGGCCGTGTTAGTCAGTCCCTCAAATGTGATGTTGTAGTAGACGCATTCTGTGGGGTTGGAGGAAATACCATTCAGTTTGCCTTAACAGGAATGAGAG tgattgccattgaTATCGATCCTGTTAAGATTGCCCTTGCTCGTAATAATGCAGAAGTTTATGGAATAGCAGATAAGATAGAGTTCATCTGTGGAGATTTCTTACTGCTGGCTGCTTGTTTAAAGGCTGATGTTGTGTTCCTCAGCCCGCCTTGGGGAGGGCCAGACTATGCCACTGCAGAGACCTTTGACATTAGGACGATGATGTCTCCTGATGG CTTTGAAATTTTCAGACTTTCCAAGAAGATCACtaataatattgtttattttcttccaagaaaTGCTGATATTGACCAG